One stretch of Pieris brassicae chromosome 8, ilPieBrab1.1, whole genome shotgun sequence DNA includes these proteins:
- the LOC123713007 gene encoding uncharacterized protein LOC123713007 → MAMNPTKFFIKDIINKPTPLEVWVQGTIEQAVGNDIIILIISDSSGRAKIVKCETADGVIDKSLLKKGVYCCIIGIAVKTKGLPEIEATKFVDLSSQPHMKAAWYDEVREAELLIHGKIKPNI, encoded by the exons atggcTATGAACCCcactaagttttttattaaggatattattaataagccTACACCTTTAGAGGTATGGGTTCAAGGAACTATTGAACAAGCCGTTGGgaatgatattataatattgatcaTTTCTGATTCTTCTGGTCGAGCTAAAATTGTGAAATGTGAGACAGCTGATGGTGTAAttgataaaagtttattaaaaaaag GTGTTTACTGTTGCATAATTGGCATAGCTGTTAAAACTAAAGGACTACCAGAAATTGAAGCAACAAAATTTGTTGACCTGAGTTCTCAGCCACATATGAAAGCAGCTTGGTATGATGAAGTAAGAGAAGCAGAACTTCTAATACACGGAAAAATAAAacccaatatttaa
- the LOC123713526 gene encoding growth arrest-specific protein 1-like, which translates to MWLVAAVVSLWVVLSTATLCEEARMRCAYRSGCGAALNNYMMLCSDVLAQPSDHCPKECEHALIALTSTEEGKELMNCQCEDEYCVDAKQKIYVCRAQVLKGAADATASCRLSQLICLADAQCATALRYYNQNCRSVYRGRKCSKKCLNSIEILRKQEKAAALTACRCDGNEDYDCPRMQSNLAKLCFHKHLKNHTRSHERGYEERHRKHHEASAANKCIISVIIISLCLLFSLKFKS; encoded by the exons ATGTGGTTGGTGGCAGCAGTGGTCTCCCTGTGGGTGGTGCTCAGCACCGCGACGCTGTGCGAGGAGGCGCGTATGCGCTGCGCTTACCGCAGTGGGTGTGGTGCAGCTCTCAACAACTACATGATGCTGTGCAGCGATGTGCTCGCCCAGCCCTCTGACCACTGTCCCAAGGAGTGCGAGCATGCCCTCATAGCTCTAACGTCTACTGAAGAGGGAAAGGAATTAATGAAT tGCCAGTGTGAAGATGAATACTGCGTGGATGCGAAACAGAAGATCTATGTGTGTCGGGCGCAGGTTTTGAAGGGAGCTGCTGACGCCACCGCCTCCTGCCGCTTATCGCAACTCATCTGCCTCGCTGACGCACAGTGTGCCACGGCATTACGTTATTATAACCAGAATTGTCGCTCAGTTTATCGTGGAAGAAAGTGCTCTAAGAAATGTCTTAACTCCATTGAGATTTTAAGGAAACAAGAGAAGGCTGCTGCATTAACAGCATGCAGGTGCGACGGCAATGAAGATTATGATTGCCCGAGGATGCAAAGTAATCTAGCGAAGCTATGCTTTCACAAACATCTGAAAAACCACACGAGAAGCCACGAAAGAGGGTATGAGGAGAGACACCGGAAGCACCATGAAGCGTCCGCAGCtaacaaatgtattatatCTGTGATTATAATTTCCCTTTGCCTTCTCTTCAGCTTGAAGTTCAAATCGTGA